TTCATCACTTACGAATTACCCCTCATCGATCGCTAGGTCATCCCTGATTTCGGTATCGCCGGGGCACATTTAATAGAGTCCCGGTGGACGAAGAGATCCCCGACATCATGACATATCGCTTCTGCTTTGGAGTTGCAATGCGTACGGCTCTTTTGCTCGTCTTGCTGGTTGCAGTTGGATGCAATCCCGTGAATCCACTACGTGCACCCAACAGTTCGTCAAACAATCAGCAGACCTTGGTCGAAGCGCGGGATGGCTTCGTTACCAAGATTGTCGAGACGGGCGAAGACTATGGCCCGCCAGATCAACCCGACGGAAAGCTGTTTGAACTGATCAAATACAAGTCGCCTGTTGGTGATCTTGCCGCCTACATCACACCTGATCCGGGCGATGGTCAGAAGCATCCGGCGATCGTGTGGATTACTGGGGGCGATAACAACACGATTGGTGACGTGTGGACACCGCAAGATCGCGACAATGATCAATCGGCGAGTGCCTTTCGCAAGGCGGGCATGATCATGATGTTTCCCTCGCAGCGCGGTGGGAACGACAATCCTGGTCAGCGTGAAGGTTTTTACGGCGAGGTTGATGATATCCTGGCCGCTACCGATTACCTGGCCAACTTGCCGTACGTCGATCCAGACCAAATCTATCTGGGCGGACACAGTACCGGCGGAACGCTGGCGATGCTCGTTGGCGAATGTTCGGATCGGTACAAAGCTATCTTCGCGTTCGGTCCTGTGGCTGGCGTAGTGCAGTATGGTGGCGAATACATGTACTGCGACCTAAATGATCAAAAGGAACTGGAACTACGCTCTCCCCTGTTCTGGCTGCACTGTGTGAAGAGCCCCATGTTTGTCTTTGAAGGGGCGAATCAAGGGAATTGGGATGGTTCGATTGAGGTGATGGCAAAAGAAAATCCGAACCCGCTGATCCAGTTTTGGAAGGTGCCGGGTCAC
This window of the Blastopirellula marina genome carries:
- a CDS encoding alpha/beta hydrolase family protein, producing MRTALLLVLLVAVGCNPVNPLRAPNSSSNNQQTLVEARDGFVTKIVETGEDYGPPDQPDGKLFELIKYKSPVGDLAAYITPDPGDGQKHPAIVWITGGDNNTIGDVWTPQDRDNDQSASAFRKAGMIMMFPSQRGGNDNPGQREGFYGEVDDILAATDYLANLPYVDPDQIYLGGHSTGGTLAMLVGECSDRYKAIFAFGPVAGVVQYGGEYMYCDLNDQKELELRSPLFWLHCVKSPMFVFEGANQGNWDGSIEVMAKENPNPLIQFWKVPGHDHFSVITPITESLAPQIMEGEIDVSQDMVDGF